A window of the Corallococcus exiguus genome harbors these coding sequences:
- the hemB gene encoding porphobilinogen synthase, translating into MAHPVHRPRRLRRSAALRDMVRETRLSPTDFIYPLFVVEGRDVRRPISSMPGVFNFSLEHAVKEAKLAKSLGVPSVILFGIPDHKDARGTQAYATDGIVQRAIREIKAAEPDLQVIADVCLCEYTDHGHCGVLDGNHVANDATLPLLAQMAVTCAQAGADIIAPSDMMDGRIGAIRKALDEVRHQDTPIMAYSAKYASGFYGPFREAAQSTPQFGDRRGYQMDPGNVREAIRETALDVEEGADFIMVKPALSYLDVIRALRENFDLPLAAYNVSGEYAMLKAAGQNGWVDYERVMLEVLTSIKRAGADLVITYHALEAAKLL; encoded by the coding sequence ATGGCCCACCCCGTCCACCGTCCCCGCCGGCTGCGCCGCTCGGCGGCCCTCCGTGACATGGTGAGAGAGACGCGTCTCTCGCCCACGGACTTCATCTATCCGCTGTTCGTCGTGGAAGGCCGGGACGTTCGCCGTCCCATCTCCTCCATGCCGGGCGTCTTCAACTTCTCGCTGGAGCACGCGGTGAAGGAGGCGAAGCTCGCGAAGTCGCTGGGCGTGCCCTCCGTCATCCTCTTCGGCATCCCGGACCACAAGGACGCGCGCGGCACCCAGGCGTACGCGACGGACGGAATCGTCCAGCGCGCCATCCGGGAGATCAAGGCCGCGGAGCCGGACCTGCAAGTCATCGCGGACGTGTGCCTGTGCGAGTACACCGACCACGGCCACTGCGGCGTGCTGGACGGCAACCACGTGGCCAATGACGCCACGCTGCCCTTGCTGGCCCAGATGGCCGTCACCTGCGCGCAGGCGGGCGCGGACATCATCGCTCCCTCGGACATGATGGACGGCCGCATCGGCGCCATCCGCAAGGCGCTGGATGAGGTGAGGCACCAGGACACGCCCATCATGGCGTACTCGGCGAAGTACGCCTCCGGCTTCTACGGTCCCTTCCGTGAGGCCGCGCAGAGCACGCCGCAGTTCGGCGACCGCCGCGGCTACCAGATGGACCCTGGCAACGTGCGCGAGGCCATCCGCGAGACGGCGCTGGACGTGGAGGAGGGCGCGGACTTCATCATGGTGAAGCCGGCGCTGTCGTACCTGGACGTCATCCGCGCGCTGCGCGAGAACTTCGACCTGCCGCTCGCCGCGTACAACGTCTCTGGCGAGTACGCGATGCTCAAGGCCGCCGGGCAGAACGGCTGGGTGGACTACGAGCGCGTGATGTTGGAGGTCCTCACATCCATCAAGCGCGCGGGCGCCGACCTGGTCATCACCTACCACGCCCTGGAAGCGGCCAAGCTCCTGTAG
- a CDS encoding RDD family protein has product MAEGRSAGRVLRLVQEDAGPDSPYPKASLLLRLGARVVDCAVAWGLYVVCGAAGAVVALLFLLLADGMLQGQSVGKRIFGVKVMHLPTRSAARHRDSTLRNAPLALVVLLGMMPAPHGVVAALAGFVVMGGVEAWRVLRDPLGLRLGDTWAQTQVVDGKVVAGATVAARTPVAATRAPGRLMSAAKVRRGKAFRKGRRGKPCASR; this is encoded by the coding sequence ATGGCGGAAGGCCGGAGCGCGGGCCGCGTGCTGCGGCTGGTGCAGGAGGACGCTGGGCCGGACTCACCGTACCCGAAGGCGTCGCTGCTGCTGCGGCTGGGCGCGCGCGTGGTGGACTGCGCGGTGGCCTGGGGCCTGTACGTGGTGTGCGGGGCGGCGGGCGCGGTGGTGGCGCTGCTGTTCCTGCTGCTCGCGGACGGGATGCTCCAGGGGCAGAGCGTGGGCAAGCGCATCTTCGGCGTGAAGGTGATGCACCTGCCCACGCGCTCGGCCGCGCGGCACCGTGACAGCACGCTTCGCAACGCGCCGCTCGCGCTGGTGGTGCTGCTGGGGATGATGCCCGCGCCGCATGGCGTGGTGGCCGCCCTGGCGGGCTTCGTCGTGATGGGCGGAGTGGAGGCGTGGCGCGTGCTGCGCGACCCGCTGGGCCTGCGGCTGGGAGACACCTGGGCGCAGACGCAGGTGGTGGACGGGAAGGTTGTCGCGGGCGCGACGGTTGCAGCCCGCACGCCGGTGGCCGCCACGCGCGCCCCGGGTCGTTTGATGTCAGCGGCGAAAGTGCGCCGCGGCAAGGCATTCAGGAAAGGGAGACGGGGTAAGCCATGCGCATCGCGCTGA
- a CDS encoding D-alanine--D-alanine ligase family protein, with the protein MRIALTYNLRLSDSEEEAEFDTQETVNTLAGAIERLGHRLERFEVSGPASRTVARLEAYSPDLIFNTAEGRRGRFREAFYPALFDELGFAYTGSDAYALALTLDKQLTKLILSKHGIRTPGWQYVEKLSELQAENLRFPVIVKPNFEGSSKGITQDSVAETLEQVREKVAKALEKYPAGVLVEEYISGRDLTVPFLAAVDNDFDGVLAPVEYVIDPEASQGRKYAIYDYELKTRREKAVSVRAPANIPAKMSEDVRKMAQKILQVLDCRDLGRLDFRVSDAGVPYFLEINALPSLEPGAGIYAAAELEGLHLDGVINSIIQSAGKRHKIRDSKSRQGRPARKSGPLRVGFSFNVKRVKPSATAETVQEDSEAEYDSPNTLQAIREAIASWGHEVIDLEATAELPTVLSSTPLDVVFNIAEGFKGRNRESQVPAMLELLDIPYTGSDPATLSLALDKALAKKIVRQAGILTPNFQLMVTGKERLNKEFTSFPLIVKPVAEGSSKGVVTKSVCYSETELRDVVKEIAGKYQQPALIEEYIGGREFTVGLLGERRPRVLPPMEIVFLDKAEKNPVYSFQHKLDWTDRIRYDAPAKLEPALLEKLRTAARNSFMALGCRDVARIDFRMDDKGRIYFIECNPLPGLTPGWSDLVLIAAGAGMDYRTLIGEIMAPAIRRYKEREARRAQTENPAGTHAPPLNKVVQRIEEQNARANATAAATASPQEPTPPPRPELKS; encoded by the coding sequence ATGCGCATCGCGCTGACCTACAACCTGCGGCTTTCGGACTCGGAAGAAGAGGCGGAGTTCGACACGCAGGAGACGGTGAACACGCTGGCGGGAGCCATCGAGCGGCTGGGCCATCGCCTGGAGCGCTTCGAGGTGAGCGGCCCCGCGTCGCGCACCGTCGCCCGCCTGGAGGCGTACAGCCCGGACCTCATCTTCAACACGGCGGAAGGCCGCCGCGGCCGCTTCCGTGAGGCGTTCTACCCGGCGCTCTTCGACGAGCTGGGCTTCGCGTACACGGGCTCGGACGCGTACGCGCTGGCGCTCACGTTGGACAAGCAGCTCACCAAGCTCATCCTCTCCAAGCACGGCATCCGCACGCCGGGCTGGCAGTACGTGGAGAAGCTCAGCGAGCTGCAGGCGGAGAACCTGCGCTTCCCCGTCATCGTGAAGCCCAACTTCGAGGGCTCCTCCAAGGGCATCACCCAGGACTCCGTCGCGGAGACGCTGGAGCAGGTGCGGGAGAAGGTGGCGAAGGCGCTGGAGAAGTACCCGGCGGGCGTGCTGGTGGAGGAGTACATCAGCGGGCGCGACCTCACGGTGCCGTTCCTGGCCGCGGTGGACAACGACTTCGACGGCGTGCTCGCGCCGGTGGAGTACGTCATCGACCCGGAGGCGTCCCAGGGCCGCAAGTACGCCATCTACGACTACGAGCTGAAGACGCGCCGGGAAAAGGCCGTCTCCGTGCGCGCCCCCGCGAACATCCCGGCGAAGATGTCCGAGGACGTCCGCAAGATGGCGCAGAAGATCCTCCAGGTGCTGGACTGCCGCGACCTGGGCCGGCTGGACTTCCGCGTGTCCGACGCGGGCGTGCCGTACTTCCTGGAGATCAACGCGCTGCCCAGCCTGGAGCCGGGCGCGGGCATCTACGCCGCGGCGGAGCTGGAAGGGCTGCACCTGGACGGGGTCATCAACTCCATCATCCAGAGCGCGGGCAAGCGCCACAAGATCCGCGACTCCAAGAGCCGCCAGGGCCGGCCCGCGCGCAAGTCCGGTCCGCTGCGCGTGGGCTTCAGCTTCAACGTGAAGCGCGTGAAGCCCAGCGCCACGGCGGAGACGGTGCAGGAGGACAGCGAGGCCGAGTACGACTCGCCCAACACCCTCCAGGCCATCCGCGAGGCCATCGCCTCCTGGGGCCACGAGGTCATCGACCTGGAGGCCACGGCGGAGCTGCCGACGGTGCTCTCCAGCACGCCGCTGGACGTCGTCTTCAACATCGCGGAGGGCTTCAAGGGCCGCAACCGCGAGAGCCAGGTGCCAGCGATGCTGGAGCTGCTGGACATCCCGTACACGGGCTCTGATCCGGCCACGCTGTCGCTCGCGTTGGACAAGGCGCTGGCGAAGAAGATCGTCCGTCAGGCGGGCATCCTCACGCCCAACTTCCAGCTGATGGTCACGGGCAAGGAGCGCCTCAACAAGGAGTTCACCTCCTTCCCGCTCATCGTGAAGCCGGTGGCGGAGGGCAGCTCCAAGGGCGTCGTCACCAAGAGCGTCTGCTACTCCGAGACGGAGCTGCGCGACGTGGTGAAGGAGATCGCCGGCAAGTACCAGCAGCCCGCGCTGATTGAAGAGTACATCGGCGGCCGCGAGTTCACGGTGGGCCTGCTGGGCGAGCGGCGTCCGCGCGTGCTGCCGCCCATGGAGATCGTCTTCCTGGACAAGGCGGAGAAGAACCCGGTCTACAGCTTCCAGCACAAGCTGGATTGGACGGACCGCATCCGCTACGACGCGCCCGCGAAGCTCGAACCGGCGCTGCTGGAGAAGCTGCGCACGGCGGCGCGCAACTCGTTCATGGCGTTGGGGTGCCGCGACGTGGCGCGCATCGACTTCCGCATGGATGACAAGGGGCGCATCTACTTCATCGAGTGCAACCCGCTGCCCGGCCTCACTCCCGGCTGGAGCGACCTGGTGCTCATCGCGGCGGGCGCCGGCATGGACTACCGGACGCTGATTGGCGAGATCATGGCCCCCGCCATCCGCCGCTACAAGGAGCGCGAGGCGCGCCGGGCCCAGACGGAGAACCCGGCTGGTACCCACGCGCCGCCGCTCAACAAGGTCGTGCAGCGGATCGAGGAGCAGAACGCGCGGGCCAACGCCACTGCCGCCGCGACGGCCTCACCGCAGGAGCCGACGCCTCCTCCGCGCCCGGAGCTCAAGTCCTGA